From Scomber scombrus chromosome 6, fScoSco1.1, whole genome shotgun sequence, the proteins below share one genomic window:
- the rep15 gene encoding rab15 effector protein, translated as MGQTIRKHSPRSFQNVSYFKRDTPGRPPYYQDTSPRPGIFSTLRRTPAAKPNDFIPLFNDCISAASSRTQEYLLFQDPENKFHPRPEVLTEVFLMTYITQSVNLNMTDTFNCTAMTPEQRILLGADWVWALLEKPTKNPRIQIAVQVLHLPESEGAKEDIIKPEACSESVQMAQMASSNRNMCERIIDFCTSIGKDCYALFLFFGKKNDTGNIYGVLSNNFEAAIGKCNKIDRALIENFFKGSRYLHTPTGMMQAIVTKKEGDALTLMIKFS; from the exons ATGGGGCAGACCATCAGAAAACACTCTCCTAGGTCCTTCCAGAACGTCTCCTACTTCAAGCGTGACACCCCCGGCCGCCCCCCCTACTATCAAGACACATCCCCTCGACCAGGCATCTTCTCAACGCTGAGGAGGACCCCCGCCGCCAAGCCGAACGACTTCATACCACTCTTCAACGACTGCATCTCAGCCGCCTCATCTAGAACCCAGGAGTACCTTCTCTTCCAGGACCCAGAGAACAAGTTCCATCCCAGACCTGAGGTTCTCACTGAG GTTTTCCTGATGACCTACATCACCCAGAGCGTCAACCTTAACATGACGGACACCTTCAACTGCACAGCCATGACGCCCGAGCAACGCATCCTCCTGGGGGCTGACTGGGTGTGGGCCCTGCTAGAGAAGCCCACCAAGAACCCACGGATCCAGATTGCCGTGCAGGTCCTGCACCTGCCCGAGAGTGAGGGCGCCAAGGAGGATATCATCAAGCCTGAGGCCTGCAGCGAGTCAGTCCAGATGGCTCAGATGGCGTCCAGCAATAGGAACATGTGTGAGAGGATAATAGATTTCTGCACCTCCATCGGCAAGGACTGCTACGCCCTGTTCTTGTTCTTCGGGAAGAAAAATGACACGGGAAATATCTACGGTGTACTCAGCAACAACTTCGAGGCGGCCATCGGGAAGTGCAACAAGATTGACAGAGCTTTAATTGAGAACTTCTTCAAAGGCTCGAGGTATCTCCATACACCTACAGGAATGATGCAGGCCATAGTCACCAAGAAAGAAGGGGACGCTCTCACTCTCATGATTAAATTCAGCTGA
- the poglut3 gene encoding protein O-glucosyltransferase 3, whose product MVCMRDVGLVKPLQSGLLCRFVVLVVFISVNLPVSESVGISPERCLIWGPGLNPDIVLPVRYFFIQAVNSKGENLTLSPGKDTFKVKITSQDKNEHLRVHVPPPLDRGDGSFLMRYRLYGTALRGLTVQVLHQDAAVAKSPYTVPGPVYHEYCDCPEADASVWQSVMQCPAEEPQMLADFKSFPVVDLQQLRQEVAPRFANRGGIIHYAIIDNQLYRRTLGKYTDFKMFSDEILQSLTRKVRVPDVEFYVNVGDWPLETRRADSSPGPVPIFSWCGSTETRDIVLPTYEVTHSTLETMRGVTNDLLSIQGNTGPPWATKTDRAFFRGRDSREERLQLVSMSKKNPELLDAGITGWFFFRDREKHIGKTPLVGFFDFFKYKYQVNVDGTVAAYRFPYLMLGNSLVLKQDSQYYEHFYSHLKAGTHYIPVKRNLSDLMEKIKWAKENDAEAHEIARAGQAAARELMQPSRLYCYYYKVLHMYSERQTGQPTRHEDMVPVPQPDDNTAVCTCERKSHKEETVVKDEL is encoded by the exons ATGGTGTGCATGCGAGACGTAGGTTTAGTCAAACCTTTGCAGAGTGGTTTACTCTGCAGGTTTGTAGTTTTAGTCGTTTTTATAAGCGTTAACCTGCCTGTTTCTGAGAGTGTAGGAATCAGTCCAGAGAGATGTCTCATCTGGGGTCCAGGTCTGAACCCAGACATAGTTCTACCCGTCCGCTACTTCTTCATTCAGGCAGTCAACTCTAAAGGAGAAAACCTGACTCTATCTCCAG gtaaagacacatttaaagtgaAGATAACCTCCCAGGACAAGAATGAACACCTCCGTGTCCATGTCCCTCCACCTCTGGACAGAGGAGACGGCTCCTTCTTGATGAGGTACCGGCTGTATGGGACTGCGCTCAGAGGCCTCACAGTCCAGGTCCTCCACCAAGATGCTGCTGTTGCCAAGTCACCCTACACTGTGCCAG GTCCAGTCTATCATGAATACTGTGACTGTCCTGAAGCGGACGCCTCCGTCTGGCAGAGCGTCATGCAGTGTCCCGCCGAGGAGCCTCAGATGCTGGCCGACTTTAAATCTTTTCCGGTGGTcgacctgcagcagctcagacaggaagtggCTCCGAGATTCGCCAATAGAGGAGGTATCATTCACTACGCCATCATCGACAACCAGCTGTACCGCCGCACGCTGGGAAAATACACCGACTTCAAGATGTTCTCGGATGAAATACTGCAGTCTCTGACCAGGAAG GTGAGGGTGCCCGATGTGGAGTTTTACGTCAATGTTGGTGACTGGCCATTAGAGACCAGGAGAGCAGATTCTAGTCCCGGGCCTGTTCCAATCTTTTCCTGGTGTGGCTCTACAGAGACACGAGATATTGTCCTCCCCACCTATGAGGTCACACACTCTACTCTGGAGACCATGAGAGGTGTCACTAATGATCTGCTGTCTATCCAAGGCAatacag GGCCTCCTTGGGCCACCAAAACAGATCGGGCATTTTTTCGTGGTCGGGACAGTCGAGAGGAGCGTCTTCAGCTTGTCTCTATGTCCAAGAAAAACCCTGAGCTGCTGGATGCCGGAATCACCGGATGGTTCTTTTTCCGAGACAGGGAGAAACATATCGGCAAGACACCGCTTGTTGGATTCTTTGACTTCTTTAAG tACAAGTACCAAGTGAATGTGGATGGAACGGTGGCAGCGTATCGGTTTCCTTACTTGATGCTCGGGAACAGTTTGGTTCTGAAGCAGGACTCTCAGTATTATGAACATTTCTATAGCCATCTCAAAGCTGGCACTCATTACATACCTGTGAAGAGAAACCTGTCAGACCTGATGGAGAAAATCAAATGGGCCAAAGAGAACGACGCCGAGGCACACGAGATTGCCAGAGCGGGTCAGGCGGCAGCCAGAGAACTGATGCAGCCCAGCAGActctactgttactactacaaAGTGCTGCACATGTACTCAGAGCGGCAGACAGGACAGCCAACACGACATGAAGACATGGTGCCGGTGCCTCAGCCGGACGACAACACTGCTGTGTGCACATGTGAGCGTAAAAGCCACAAAGAAGAAACGGTTGTGAAGGATGAACTATGA
- the LOC133982519 gene encoding LOW QUALITY PROTEIN: NADH-cytochrome b5 reductase 2 (The sequence of the model RefSeq protein was modified relative to this genomic sequence to represent the inferred CDS: deleted 2 bases in 1 codon), producing the protein MANPVDWSSGCILPVVVAVSVVAVTVLYFLLRGSAREEKKLPVTLQDSTVKYPLQLIEKQEISHDTKKFRFGLPSAAHILGLPVGQHVYLSAKVNGSLVVRAYTPVSSDADQGHVDLVVKVYYKNTHPSFPDGGKLSQYLDNMAVGDTIDFRGPNGLLVYKGNGQFSIRPDKKSEPTVRKFKHVGMIAGGTGVTPMLQLIRRITEDPNDNTKCSLIFANQTEKDILLREELEEAKKNHPDKVNVWFTLDKPPQDWRYSSGFVNADMIKDHLPAPSSDVLLVLCGPPPMIQYACLPNLDKLGHKTENIFAY; encoded by the exons ATGGCTAACCCCGTGGACTGGTCTTCAGGCTGT ATCTTACCTGTGGTGGTGGCTGTGTCTGTGGTGGCAGTGACGGTGCTGTACTTCCTACTACGAGGCtctgca agagaagagaaaaagctACCTGTCACTCTGCAGGATTCAACGGTCAAATATCCTCTCCAGCTTATAGAAAAACAGG AAATCAGCCATGACACAAAGAAATTTCGGTTTGGCCTTCCCTCTGCAGCTCATATCCTTGGACTGCCAGTAG GTCAGCATGTGTACCTGTCAGCTAAGGTGAATGGCAGTCTGGTGGTGAGAGCCTACACTCCAGTCTCCAGTGATGCAGATCAGGGACATGTCGACCTTGTGGTGAAG GTGTACTATAAGAACACTCATCCATCCTTTCCAGATGGAGGGAAACTGTCTCAATACCTGGACAACATGGCTGTTGGAGACACCATTGACTTCAGAGGACCCAATGGACTGCTGGTCTACAAGGGGAACG GTCAGTTTTCCATCCGACCCGATAAGAAGTCAGAGCCGACGGTTCGGAAGTTTAAGCACGTTGGCATGATCGCTGGTGGAACAG GTGTAACTCCCATGCTGCAGTTAATTCGCAGGATCACAGAAGACCCCAACGACAACACCAAATGCTCTCTCATATTTGCCAATCAG ACTGAGAAAGATATCCTACTGAGGGAAGAGCTGGAGGAGGCCAAGAAGAATCATCCTGACAAAGTGAATGTCTGGTTCACACTGGACAAACCTCCACAGG ATTGGCGCTACAGTTCAGGGTTTGTGAACGCTGACATGATCAAAGACCACCTCCCGGCTCCATCCAGCGATGTCCTGCTCGTCCTGTGTGGTCCTCCTCCGATGATCCAGTACGCCTGTCTGCCAAATCTAGACAAGCTTggacacaaaacagaaaacatctttGCATACTAA
- the LOC133982520 gene encoding LOW QUALITY PROTEIN: ovochymase-2 (The sequence of the model RefSeq protein was modified relative to this genomic sequence to represent the inferred CDS: substituted 2 bases at 2 genomic stop codons), which produces MKTTAALLFFCFWVNTGIYVAQSGSKCGVPQVRSPMVPSLRVVGGSEATYGSHPWLVSLRNKGSHFCGGAILTGRWIMTAAHCFASTSKEFLSGVTVAVGEFDQRVHDEEEQVFLIKSVSIHEKYHHASPMSYDIALVELDQHIRLGAHVQPICLPLPDENILPETSCIVGGWGRIKERGRLPAVLREVQLDLVDPAKCKYVLQTVKKASLNQGPVWPQAALTVLCAGPERGGRDACQGDSGGPLVCPARSGSGHWEALGITSWGKGCGRSWGNNSSRPPSRRGSPGVFTDVRLLLPWIKRKLREADEQQRGATLSSELFFLSSQQLXFIYISXCAHDSLMLRSTVCNMCVCVCVCVCNSGLCGVRDGPVTDSEGMIRNPALPGDHYEDNELCAWSIAVPPGYSILLEFHHLNLENDSYCRYDRLTVSVGSRKPVGIFCGSVLPGPVLLNNSLNATLLFSSDISGTGSGFVVEHRAVKGHSDPGCGTVVLLEDQAAVHSPNHPQFYSNDCVLRWVVYAPAGHVIKLDFADFNLEESDRCLYDSLTVLADVEGTEELAVLCGGSVPPPVLSYHNIMVLQFSSDSSITHRGFRATLAFISHTG; this is translated from the exons atgAAGACCACTGCCGCTctgctctttttctgtttttgggtAAACACCGGCATCTATGTTGCTCAGTCAG GTTCAAAATGCGGAGTTCCTCAGGTGAGGAGCCCAATGGTTCCCTCTCTGAGGGTGGTTGGAGGGTCCGAAGCCACATATGGATCACACCCATGGCTG GTGTCTCTGCGGAATAAGGGCTCTCATTTCTGTGGAGGGGCCATCCTGACGGGCCGCTGGATAATGACAGCTGCACATTGCTTTGCATCAACCTCAAA AGAGTTTCTCAGTGGTGTAACAGTAGCAGTGGGAGAGTTTGACCAGAGAGTACATGATGAAGAGGAACAGGTCTTTCTCATCAAGTCTGTCTCAATCCATGAGAAATACCATCATGCTTCACCTATGAGCTATGACATAGCACTGGTAGAGCTGGATCAACACATTCGACTAG GCGCCCATGTCCAGCCAATATGTCTACCTTTACCTGATGAGAACATCTTACCTGAAACCAGTTGCATTGTGGGTGGATGGGGCAGGATAAAGGAAA gGGGTCGCCTCCCTGCTGTACTGAGAGAGGTCCAGTTGGACTTGGTTGATCCAGCCAAGTGTAAATATGTCCTCCAGACTGTCAAAAAGGCTTCTCTGAACCAGGGACCAGTGTGGCCTCAGGCAGCCCTGACAGTTCTTTGTGCAGggccagagagaggagggagagatgcCTGCCAG GGGGACTCTGGGGGTCCTCTGGTATGTCCGGCAAGGTCAGGCAGTGGTCATTGGGAGGCACTGGGCATAACTTCCTGGGGTAAGGGATGTGGTCGTAGCTGGGGAAACAACAGCAGCCGCCCCCCTTCTAGGAGAGGATCTCCAGGGGTTTTCACTGAtgtgaggctgctgctgccCTGGATCAAACGCAAGCTGAGAGAGG CTGATGAGCAGCAGCGGGGCGCGACTTTATCGAGTGagttgtttttcctttcatcaCAGCAACTCTAATTCATCTATATTTCATAATGTGCACATGACTCTTTGATGTTACGCAGCactgtgtgtaatatgtgtgtgtgtgtgtgtgtgtgtgtgtgtaattcagGACTCTGCGGTGTGAGAGATGGGCCTGTAACTGACAGTGAGGGGATGATTAGAAACCCCGCCCTCCCTGGTGATCACTATGAAGACAACGA ACTGTGTGCGTGGAGCATCGCTGTTCCTCCAGGTTATAGTATTCTGTTGGAGtttcatcatttaaatttgGAAAATGACTCATACTGTCGCTACGATCGACTAACTGTTTCAGTAGGGAGCCGAAAGCCTGTTG GCATATTCTGTGGAAGCGTCCTCCCCGGCCCAGTGCTTCTGAATAATTCCCTGAATgcaacacttctcttctcctctgacATTAGCGGCACAGGAAGCGGCTTTGTCGTCGAGCATCGTGCTGTAAAGGGACACTCTGATCCTG GATGTGGGACAGTTGTTCTGCTTGAGGATCAGGCTGCTGTCCATAGCCCAAATCACCCACAATTCTACAGTAATGACTGTGTCCTCCGCTGGGTGGTGTATGCTCCTGCGGGTCATGTTATTAAG CTGGACTTTGCTGATTTCAACTTGGAGGAGTCAGACAGATGTTTGTACGATTCCCTCACTGTCCTGGCAGATGTGGAGGGAACAGAGGAGCTAG CCGTGCTGTGCGGTGGCAGTGTTCCTCCCCCTGTCCTGTCCTACCACAACATCATGGTGCTGCAGTTCAGCTCAGacagcagcatcacacacaGAGGCTTCAGGGCGACTCTAGCATTCATTAGCCATACAg ggtaa